One genomic region from Sphingomonas paeninsulae encodes:
- the lpdA gene encoding dihydrolipoyl dehydrogenase has protein sequence MADYDYDVLVIGSGPGGYVAAIRAAQLGLKTACAEGRETLGGTCLNVGCIPSKALLHSSEIFEEAYSGALAKFGINITGATLDLNQMHAEKALAVKELTGGIAFLFKKNKVDWLKGNATFTGTDTVEVAGKAHRAKNIIIATGSSVTPLPGVAVDQEIVVDSTGALALAKVPEHMVVIGGGVIGLELGSVWRRLGAQVTVVEFVDQILPGFDGEVRKESAKLFKKQGFDIRTSTKVTGVTVADGKATVTIEPAAGGASETIVADAVLVSIGRRPNTDGLGLDKAGLAVNARGQIETGHRFETSVPGIWAIGDVIPGPMLAHKAEDEGIACAENIAGLTGIVNHDVIPSVVYTMPEIAGVGLTEEAAAARGEIKVGKFPMMANSRAKTNRDTDGFVKVIADAKSDRVLGVWIVASLAGTMIAEAVLGMEFGATSEDIAYTCHAHPTHSEALKEAAMAVQGKPIHM, from the coding sequence ATGGCTGACTATGATTATGACGTCCTCGTTATCGGATCGGGTCCGGGCGGCTATGTTGCTGCGATCCGTGCGGCGCAACTTGGTCTGAAGACCGCCTGTGCCGAAGGTCGTGAAACTCTGGGCGGGACGTGTCTCAACGTCGGCTGTATCCCTTCGAAAGCGCTGTTGCATTCGTCGGAAATTTTCGAGGAAGCGTATTCGGGTGCGCTCGCCAAGTTCGGCATTAACATCACGGGTGCGACGCTCGACTTGAACCAGATGCACGCTGAAAAGGCGCTTGCGGTCAAGGAGTTGACCGGCGGCATCGCGTTTCTGTTCAAGAAGAATAAGGTTGATTGGTTGAAGGGCAATGCCACTTTCACCGGGACCGATACGGTTGAGGTTGCCGGTAAGGCTCACCGTGCGAAAAACATCATCATTGCGACCGGGTCTTCGGTAACGCCATTGCCGGGTGTGGCGGTCGATCAGGAAATCGTCGTGGATTCGACGGGTGCGTTGGCGCTGGCGAAGGTGCCTGAGCACATGGTCGTCATTGGCGGCGGCGTGATCGGGCTGGAGCTTGGTTCGGTCTGGCGGCGTCTTGGTGCGCAGGTGACGGTTGTCGAGTTCGTCGATCAGATTTTGCCGGGCTTCGATGGCGAGGTCCGCAAGGAGTCGGCCAAGCTGTTCAAGAAACAGGGCTTCGACATTCGCACTTCTACCAAGGTGACTGGCGTTACGGTTGCCGATGGGAAGGCGACTGTGACCATCGAACCGGCGGCGGGTGGCGCTTCTGAAACGATTGTTGCCGATGCTGTTCTGGTGTCGATTGGGCGTCGTCCGAACACCGATGGGCTTGGGCTGGATAAGGCGGGCTTGGCGGTCAATGCGCGCGGGCAGATCGAGACTGGGCATCGATTCGAGACTTCGGTGCCGGGCATCTGGGCTATCGGTGACGTTATTCCGGGGCCAATGCTGGCGCACAAAGCCGAGGATGAAGGCATTGCGTGTGCCGAGAATATCGCAGGGCTGACCGGCATCGTGAATCACGATGTGATCCCGAGCGTGGTTTATACGATGCCCGAGATCGCGGGCGTTGGGCTGACCGAGGAAGCGGCAGCCGCAAGAGGCGAGATCAAGGTCGGCAAGTTCCCGATGATGGCAAACAGTCGGGCCAAGACGAACCGCGACACCGACGGGTTTGTGAAGGTCATTGCGGATGCGAAGTCGGACCGCGTGCTGGGCGTGTGGATCGTTGCGAGCCTTGCCGGAACGATGATTGCGGAAGCCGTGCTGGGGATGGAATTCGGCGCCACGTCGGAAGATATTGCCTATACTTGCCACGCGCATCCGACTCATTCCGAAGCTTTGAAAGAGGCAGCGATGGCGGTGCAGGGCAAACCGATCCATATGTAA
- a CDS encoding trimeric intracellular cation channel family protein: protein MPSEITAELTPLIGWLDLFGLGVFAMSGALAAARARQTLVTFAFFALVTGVGGGTVRDLLIGAPVFWVHNWRVAAVCMGAALLIWSTPHWFWRGRAIDWFDAVGLAVYAVFGAAKSIGLGVPALPAIMMGVITACVGGIIRDVLAGEPSILLRPELYVTAAALAAGSFVGLVLLGVPLFVAAVIGALAGFTLRALAIVRGLSIPAYRG, encoded by the coding sequence ATGCCGAGTGAAATCACTGCCGAACTTACGCCCCTGATCGGATGGCTGGACCTGTTCGGTCTTGGTGTGTTTGCGATGTCGGGTGCGCTGGCGGCGGCGCGGGCGCGGCAGACTTTGGTGACGTTTGCGTTCTTTGCGCTGGTGACCGGAGTCGGTGGCGGGACCGTGCGTGATTTGTTGATCGGCGCGCCGGTTTTCTGGGTGCATAACTGGCGTGTGGCGGCGGTCTGCATGGGGGCGGCGCTGTTGATATGGTCGACTCCGCACTGGTTCTGGCGTGGTCGTGCGATCGACTGGTTCGATGCGGTTGGGCTGGCGGTCTATGCGGTGTTCGGTGCTGCCAAGTCGATCGGGCTCGGCGTTCCCGCGCTGCCCGCAATCATGATGGGCGTGATTACCGCGTGCGTCGGCGGGATTATCCGCGACGTGCTGGCTGGTGAGCCGTCGATCCTGTTGCGCCCGGAGCTTTATGTGACCGCAGCGGCGCTGGCGGCAGGATCGTTCGTGGGGCTGGTGCTGTTGGGCGTGCCACTGTTCGTGGCAGCCGTGATCGGTGCGCTGGCGGGATTTACGTTACGCGCACTGGCGATCGTGCGCGGCCTGTCGATTCCCGCCTATCGGGGTTAG
- a CDS encoding GNAT family N-acetyltransferase, translating into MITLRAATPDDAAAIVAIYAPYVVTNAVSFESSPPKSEEMRDRITEAGDLYPWIVGVDDESGLVLGYAFAKPFRAGSAYRFAVETACYVSGELESQSLRRNLYQSLLATLTQQNFTQAISTLTMPNDKLIQLHETIGFRRAGVYREITFKNGQWIDVGLWQRSLTEPNTPPDEPVLFSAVGVVRG; encoded by the coding sequence ATGATAACCCTTCGCGCCGCCACACCTGACGACGCCGCTGCCATAGTTGCAATCTACGCACCCTATGTCGTTACGAATGCCGTTTCGTTCGAATCCAGCCCGCCAAAATCCGAAGAAATGCGCGACCGCATTACGGAAGCCGGCGATCTGTACCCGTGGATCGTGGGCGTGGATGACGAGAGCGGGTTGGTGTTAGGCTATGCCTTTGCCAAACCCTTCCGCGCTGGTTCGGCATACCGATTTGCCGTGGAAACCGCCTGTTACGTGAGTGGCGAGCTGGAAAGCCAGAGCCTGCGCCGCAATCTGTACCAGTCATTGCTCGCCACGCTGACACAGCAGAACTTCACGCAGGCAATCAGCACCCTTACAATGCCGAACGACAAACTCATCCAGCTTCACGAGACAATCGGTTTCCGCCGCGCCGGTGTTTATCGCGAGATCACTTTCAAGAACGGTCAGTGGATCGACGTCGGCCTGTGGCAACGTTCGCTAACCGAACCCAACACTCCGCCGGATGAACCCGTTTTGTTCAGCGCAGTAGGAGTCGTGCGCGGCTAA
- the sppA gene encoding signal peptide peptidase SppA has translation MTLVRGAWKLLVGVKDALVLLFMLLFFGLIYAALSVRPNVASVGSGALLLQLKGSIVEQPQSVSPSSLIGAAAGPREFRLRDLVHAIDTAATDDRIKAVVLDLDGFTGGGQVALTDVGEALDKVRAAKKPVLAFATGYQDSSYLLAAHASQIWLDPMGLALFAGPGGSRIYYKGLIDKLGVNAHVYRVGKYKSFVEPYTRTDQSPEAKAENEALLKILWEGWTTNVQRARPTAKIAAYVADPVAATTSGDLAQSALAAGIVDKLGDRASFTRAVAAIVGTGKKNMNFARVDLPAWIAANPQKTGDGSIAVVTVAGNIVDGDASAGSAGGDTIAKLIDQALAADRFKAIVLRVDSPGGSALASDRIRSALIPAKARGIPIIVSMGNVAASGGYWVTTIADKVFAEPMTITGSIGVFGIIPTFEGVLAKVGLTTDGVKTTPLTGQPDILGGTNPAFDTIIQRSIESTYGRFITLVSAARHLPPARVNEIAQGRVWDGGTARQINLIDAFGGIDDAIAEAARRAKLDPAAAHAIWLEKPLTFTETLAQAYRGNDDDTSQPTDLLSTMARQRMAALTGAITDARALATGATIQVRCLECPTVAAPASQPRLIDLIMTWITT, from the coding sequence ATGACACTGGTACGCGGCGCGTGGAAATTGCTGGTGGGCGTGAAAGATGCGCTCGTGCTGTTGTTCATGCTCTTATTTTTTGGGCTAATTTACGCGGCACTCTCAGTGCGTCCAAATGTGGCAAGCGTCGGGAGCGGCGCGCTGCTCCTCCAGCTTAAGGGCAGCATTGTCGAACAACCCCAGAGCGTCAGTCCGTCCAGCTTGATCGGGGCCGCTGCCGGGCCGCGCGAGTTTCGGCTTCGCGATCTAGTTCACGCTATCGACACTGCTGCTACCGATGATCGGATAAAGGCCGTTGTCCTCGACCTCGATGGATTTACAGGAGGCGGGCAAGTTGCGCTGACCGACGTCGGTGAGGCGCTTGATAAGGTTCGCGCTGCCAAAAAGCCCGTGCTGGCATTCGCGACCGGATATCAGGATAGCAGTTACCTGCTCGCGGCCCATGCTTCGCAGATCTGGCTCGATCCTATGGGACTGGCGCTTTTCGCAGGTCCGGGCGGATCGCGGATTTACTACAAAGGACTGATCGACAAGCTCGGCGTCAACGCACACGTTTATCGTGTCGGCAAATATAAATCGTTCGTCGAACCCTATACCCGGACCGACCAGTCGCCGGAAGCGAAGGCCGAAAACGAAGCTCTGCTGAAAATCCTTTGGGAAGGCTGGACCACAAATGTCCAGCGCGCACGGCCAACTGCAAAGATTGCCGCCTATGTCGCCGATCCCGTAGCCGCAACGACAAGCGGCGACCTTGCCCAATCGGCACTGGCGGCTGGCATCGTCGACAAGCTCGGTGACCGGGCCAGCTTTACGCGCGCCGTTGCCGCCATCGTCGGCACCGGCAAAAAGAACATGAACTTTGCGCGCGTCGATCTACCCGCATGGATCGCCGCCAATCCTCAAAAAACCGGCGATGGCAGCATCGCGGTGGTAACCGTCGCCGGTAACATCGTCGATGGCGATGCCAGTGCGGGAAGTGCCGGTGGCGACACAATTGCAAAACTGATCGATCAGGCGCTGGCCGCCGACCGGTTCAAGGCGATCGTCCTGCGCGTTGATTCGCCTGGTGGCTCGGCACTCGCCTCCGATCGCATCCGCTCGGCATTGATCCCTGCAAAGGCGCGCGGCATTCCGATTATCGTTTCAATGGGCAATGTTGCCGCTTCCGGTGGTTACTGGGTCACGACGATCGCCGACAAAGTGTTCGCCGAGCCCATGACAATCACCGGCTCGATCGGCGTATTCGGCATTATCCCAACATTTGAGGGTGTGCTTGCCAAGGTCGGCCTGACCACCGACGGCGTCAAAACCACGCCCCTGACCGGCCAGCCCGACATACTCGGTGGCACGAACCCCGCCTTCGACACGATTATCCAGCGCAGTATCGAAAGCACCTACGGCCGGTTTATCACGCTGGTCAGCGCGGCGCGGCACCTGCCCCCTGCCCGCGTCAACGAAATCGCACAGGGTCGCGTATGGGACGGCGGAACTGCGCGCCAGATCAACCTGATCGATGCGTTCGGCGGCATCGACGATGCCATTGCCGAAGCCGCACGTCGTGCCAAACTTGATCCGGCGGCCGCTCATGCGATCTGGCTCGAAAAGCCACTGACCTTCACCGAAACACTTGCTCAGGCGTATCGCGGCAACGACGACGACACTAGCCAGCCGACCGACCTGCTTTCCACGATGGCGCGTCAACGGATGGCGGCGCTGACAGGCGCGATCACCGACGCGCGCGCGCTGGCGACCGGCGCGACGATTCAGGTGCGCTGTCTCGAATGCCCGACCGTCGCCGCTCCGGCTTCGCAACCCCGTCTCATCGACCTTATTATGACCTGGATAACCACATGA
- a CDS encoding ShlB/FhaC/HecB family hemolysin secretion/activation protein — protein sequence MSFVFILWAAAAAPGVSASTTPLIIDRGRIDRAVQPDLPDQKSNPQRGGVVVTATSPTTAIRGISFRGEKVPARVADAAKPFLGRPADKPTLTALAAALSAAYAKSDIALYTVAIGAQDFAEGQVHVDVIEGYVAATAIVDPKKRAHPRVRRMTENLIGIRPLSRTYFERQISLMRDLPGLTYDLSALSTGDTGAISLTITPHQKRTKFDFGYSNRGTQLLGQGQFEGSAKLFEALTDGDQFSLSGAASSNFRDFLYAGAGYQIPVGYEGVTVSANLGYLKTRPRSIPIEGSAKTAGVTVSYPLIRGYKRDLFLSAGIDGINSDNAAFGSLIASERTRAARISASGSQRSEKRSIEFSGTISRGLGILGSHVDAPFADRVFTKANLAAAIGQKIGKVVIARVWASGQYTSDRLPAAERFAVGGADFGRAFDAGILSADRGIAGSVELAVLPKIAKKLENTELYVFTDGARVSILDRGPYTGASYGLASAGVGTRLRYTTKAEIGLEGAKSISRPYPGLTDNWRVSVEWKLAI from the coding sequence ATGTCGTTCGTATTCATCCTGTGGGCCGCCGCGGCGGCTCCCGGCGTCAGCGCCTCTACGACGCCACTCATCATCGATCGCGGCCGGATCGACCGGGCGGTTCAGCCCGATCTGCCTGACCAGAAATCAAATCCTCAGCGCGGCGGTGTGGTCGTCACCGCCACCAGCCCGACCACTGCGATCCGGGGCATCAGTTTTCGCGGCGAAAAAGTGCCGGCGCGCGTTGCCGATGCTGCAAAGCCATTCCTTGGCCGTCCCGCCGACAAACCGACGCTGACTGCCCTCGCAGCGGCGCTTTCAGCGGCCTATGCCAAAAGCGATATCGCGCTCTATACGGTTGCGATCGGCGCACAGGACTTTGCCGAAGGTCAGGTACATGTCGATGTTATAGAGGGTTATGTCGCGGCAACAGCGATCGTCGATCCGAAAAAACGAGCCCATCCCCGCGTTCGGCGCATGACCGAAAACCTGATCGGGATACGTCCCCTGTCACGCACGTACTTCGAACGTCAAATTTCATTGATGCGCGACTTGCCGGGACTGACATACGACTTGTCTGCATTATCAACAGGCGACACCGGCGCGATCTCGCTGACGATCACGCCGCATCAAAAGCGCACGAAGTTCGACTTCGGCTATAGCAATCGCGGCACGCAGTTGCTGGGTCAGGGACAGTTTGAGGGTAGCGCAAAGCTTTTCGAAGCGTTGACCGACGGCGACCAATTCAGCCTGAGCGGAGCAGCCTCCTCAAACTTCCGCGATTTCCTTTATGCCGGGGCCGGATATCAGATCCCTGTCGGTTATGAGGGCGTCACCGTCTCCGCCAACTTAGGCTATCTGAAGACGCGCCCACGCTCGATTCCGATCGAAGGTTCCGCAAAGACGGCGGGGGTTACGGTCAGCTATCCGCTGATCCGGGGCTATAAACGCGACCTCTTCCTTTCGGCAGGCATCGACGGTATCAACAGCGACAACGCGGCATTCGGCAGCCTGATAGCATCCGAACGGACTCGTGCCGCACGGATTAGCGCCAGCGGTTCGCAGCGAAGTGAAAAACGCTCGATCGAATTTTCGGGAACGATCAGTCGGGGTCTCGGGATTTTAGGGTCACACGTCGATGCCCCCTTCGCCGACCGTGTTTTCACTAAAGCCAACCTAGCAGCCGCCATCGGACAGAAAATCGGCAAGGTCGTGATCGCGCGCGTCTGGGCAAGCGGCCAATACACGAGCGACCGCCTTCCTGCAGCCGAACGCTTTGCCGTTGGCGGGGCAGACTTTGGCCGCGCATTCGATGCCGGTATCCTGAGCGCCGACCGGGGTATTGCGGGTTCGGTCGAACTGGCCGTCCTGCCAAAGATCGCGAAGAAGCTTGAGAACACAGAGCTTTATGTTTTCACCGACGGCGCACGCGTTTCGATACTCGATCGCGGTCCTTATACGGGTGCTTCCTATGGGCTGGCTTCGGCGGGCGTTGGGACGCGGTTGAGGTACACCACAAAGGCCGAAATCGGGCTAGAGGGGGCAAAGTCCATTTCACGTCCCTATCCTGGATTGACTGATAACTGGCGTGTGTCGGTCGAATGGAAACTGGCGATATAG
- the groES gene encoding co-chaperone GroES — translation MNFRPLHDRVLVRRIEAEAKTAGGIIIPETAKEKPQEGEVVSAGSGTKAEDGTVTPLDVKAGDKILFGKWSGTEVKLNGEDLLIMKESDILGIVG, via the coding sequence ATGAACTTTCGACCCCTGCACGATCGCGTGCTCGTTCGCCGCATCGAAGCCGAAGCAAAGACAGCTGGCGGGATTATCATTCCGGAAACAGCCAAGGAAAAGCCACAGGAAGGCGAAGTCGTCTCCGCTGGTTCGGGCACGAAGGCTGAAGACGGCACGGTTACGCCGCTGGACGTTAAGGCCGGCGACAAGATCCTGTTCGGCAAGTGGTCGGGCACAGAGGTCAAGCTGAACGGCGAAGACCTGCTCATCATGAAAGAAAGCGACATTCTCGGGATCGTTGGCTGA
- the groL gene encoding chaperonin GroEL (60 kDa chaperone family; promotes refolding of misfolded polypeptides especially under stressful conditions; forms two stacked rings of heptamers to form a barrel-shaped 14mer; ends can be capped by GroES; misfolded proteins enter the barrel where they are refolded when GroES binds) has product MAAKDVKFGRDARERILRGVDILADAVKVTLGPKGRNVVIDKSFGAPRITKDGVTVAKEIELKDKFENMGAQMIREVASKTNDLAGDGTTTATVLAQSIVREGMKSVAAGMNPMDLKRGIDIAVTAVVEDLKKRSVPVKGTKEIAQVGIISANGDTVVGEKIAEAMEKVGKEGVITVEEAKGLDFELDVVEGMQFDRGYLSPYFITNPEKMSVELNDPYILIHEKKLSNLQAMLPILEAVVQSGRPLLIIAEDIEGEALATLVVNKLRGGLKVAAVKAPGFGDRRKAMLEDIAILTKGEMISEDLGIKLETVTIEMLGQAKRVTIDKDNTIIVDGAGDEAAIKGRVEAIRQQIENTTSDYDKEKLQERLAKLAGGVAVIKVGGASEVEVKERKDRVDDALHATRAAVEEGIVPGGGTALLYATHALAGMKGANDDQTRGIDIIRKALQAPLRQIAQNSGWDGAVVAGKLMESNDVTLGFNAQTEVYENLVAAGVIDPTKVVRAALQDAASVAGLLITTEAAVSELPDDKPAMGGMPGGGMGGMGGMDF; this is encoded by the coding sequence ATGGCAGCTAAAGACGTAAAATTCGGCCGCGACGCTCGTGAGCGCATTCTGCGCGGCGTTGACATCCTTGCCGATGCCGTAAAAGTCACGCTGGGGCCAAAGGGCCGCAACGTCGTGATCGACAAGAGCTTCGGCGCTCCCCGTATCACCAAGGACGGCGTTACCGTCGCCAAGGAAATCGAACTTAAGGACAAGTTCGAGAACATGGGCGCGCAGATGATCCGCGAAGTCGCTTCGAAGACGAACGACCTTGCAGGCGACGGCACGACCACTGCCACCGTTCTTGCTCAGTCGATCGTTCGCGAAGGCATGAAGTCGGTTGCAGCCGGCATGAACCCAATGGACTTGAAGCGCGGCATCGACATTGCTGTCACCGCCGTCGTTGAAGACCTGAAAAAGCGTTCGGTTCCTGTTAAGGGCACCAAGGAAATCGCTCAGGTCGGTATCATTTCGGCAAACGGCGACACCGTCGTTGGCGAAAAGATTGCCGAAGCGATGGAAAAGGTCGGCAAGGAAGGCGTCATCACTGTCGAAGAGGCCAAGGGTCTCGATTTCGAACTCGATGTCGTCGAAGGTATGCAGTTCGATCGCGGCTATCTGTCGCCTTACTTCATCACCAACCCAGAGAAGATGTCGGTCGAACTGAACGACCCTTACATCCTCATCCATGAAAAGAAGCTGTCGAACCTGCAGGCGATGCTCCCAATTCTGGAAGCTGTCGTTCAGTCGGGCCGTCCGCTCCTGATCATCGCTGAAGACATTGAGGGTGAGGCTCTGGCTACGCTCGTCGTGAACAAGCTTCGCGGTGGCCTGAAGGTTGCAGCCGTCAAGGCTCCAGGCTTTGGCGATCGTCGCAAGGCAATGCTGGAAGACATCGCGATCCTGACGAAGGGCGAGATGATTTCCGAAGACCTCGGCATCAAGCTTGAAACCGTCACGATTGAAATGCTCGGCCAGGCCAAGCGCGTCACGATCGACAAGGACAACACCATCATCGTCGATGGTGCCGGTGACGAAGCAGCGATTAAGGGCCGCGTCGAAGCGATCCGCCAGCAGATCGAGAACACCACCAGCGATTATGACAAGGAAAAGCTCCAGGAGCGTCTTGCCAAGCTTGCTGGCGGCGTTGCGGTCATCAAGGTCGGTGGTGCTTCGGAAGTCGAAGTCAAGGAGCGCAAGGATCGCGTCGACGACGCTCTCCACGCTACCCGCGCTGCTGTCGAAGAAGGCATCGTCCCCGGTGGCGGTACTGCGCTGCTTTACGCAACGCACGCCCTCGCTGGAATGAAGGGTGCCAATGACGATCAGACTCGCGGTATCGACATCATCCGCAAGGCCCTGCAGGCTCCCCTTCGCCAGATCGCCCAGAATTCGGGTTGGGACGGCGCCGTGGTTGCAGGCAAGCTGATGGAAAGCAACGACGTCACGCTGGGCTTCAATGCTCAGACCGAGGTTTACGAAAACCTGGTTGCTGCCGGCGTTATCGATCCTACTAAGGTTGTCCGTGCAGCGTTGCAGGATGCTGCATCGGTTGCCGGTCTGCTGATCACGACCGAAGCTGCTGTTTCGGAACTGCCAGACGACAAGCCAGCTATGGGCGGAATGCCAGGCGGCGGCATGGGCGGAATGGGCGGCATGGATTTCTGA
- a CDS encoding ArsR/SmtB family transcription factor, whose amino-acid sequence MIEVIDIFRALADPTRLRIIALLRTMELSVGEMAQVLEQSQPRVSRHVRILCDAGLATRRREGSWVFLAPAPSALAVPLFGLLDVATAGQGDHQQRADVARLAAVRADRTAAASRYFAQHADHWDAIRSLHVAESAVEARMHAVLGDNIGRLVDIGTGTGRMIELFGSKAAHTVGIDRSPEMLRLARSKLSESGAEKWELRQGDLTALPLEDSSADTVILHQVLHYIPTPEAALAEVGRLLAPGGRLLIVDFASHDREELRVQDAHARLGFSDRQMGLWFVAAGLSLDRTETLDGGELTVKLWLATRPALMKAIAA is encoded by the coding sequence ATGATCGAAGTTATCGACATTTTCCGTGCGCTTGCGGACCCGACCCGATTGCGGATCATTGCCTTGTTGAGAACGATGGAACTGTCGGTTGGGGAGATGGCGCAAGTGCTGGAGCAAAGCCAGCCTCGTGTATCACGTCATGTTCGAATTCTTTGCGATGCAGGACTGGCGACGCGACGGCGCGAGGGGAGCTGGGTTTTCCTTGCCCCCGCACCGTCGGCACTCGCGGTGCCGCTGTTCGGGTTGCTGGATGTGGCGACGGCTGGGCAGGGCGATCATCAACAGCGCGCTGATGTGGCTCGTCTGGCAGCGGTTCGCGCCGATCGGACAGCGGCGGCCTCGCGATATTTCGCACAGCACGCCGATCATTGGGACGCGATCCGTTCGCTTCATGTGGCGGAGAGCGCAGTGGAGGCGCGGATGCATGCCGTGCTGGGTGACAATATCGGCAGGCTTGTGGATATCGGCACTGGCACTGGACGGATGATTGAGCTGTTTGGCAGTAAAGCGGCGCATACCGTCGGCATTGATCGCAGCCCCGAGATGTTGCGACTTGCCCGTTCCAAGCTGAGTGAAAGCGGTGCCGAAAAATGGGAGCTGCGCCAGGGCGATCTGACTGCGCTCCCGCTCGAGGACAGTAGCGCGGACACTGTTATCCTGCATCAGGTATTGCATTATATTCCCACACCCGAAGCTGCTCTGGCAGAGGTTGGCCGTCTGCTCGCGCCGGGTGGACGGCTGTTGATTGTCGACTTCGCAAGCCATGACCGCGAGGAGTTGCGCGTGCAGGATGCCCATGCGCGCCTTGGGTTTTCGGACCGACAAATGGGTTTGTGGTTTGTGGCGGCGGGCCTGTCGCTCGACCGGACGGAAACGCTGGATGGCGGCGAACTAACGGTGAAACTCTGGCTGGCGACACGACCCGCCTTGATGAAAGCGATTGCGGCATGA
- the metF gene encoding methylenetetrahydrofolate reductase has translation MTLTLNQLEEARRALDAPLFADLAGDANVSFEFFPPKTEKMNETLWEAVRSLEPLAPRFVSVTYGAGGSTRERTHATVARIVRETSVPAAAHLTCVDASRDEIDEVAREYWAAGVRHIVALRGDPSVAGSAFVAHPQGYASAADLVTGLKKIAPFEISVAAYPETHPEAISSASDLDNLKRKIDAGADRAITQFFFSPEAFFRFRDRARAVGITADIVPGILPVSSVAQTRKIAGVCGTAIPPWMDRLFEGLDAHPGARQLVAATVAAELCRKLYAGGVRDFHFYTLNRAELSYAICHLLGIRPHKQAQEQAA, from the coding sequence ATGACCCTTACTCTGAACCAACTCGAGGAAGCGCGCCGCGCGCTCGATGCGCCGCTGTTTGCTGACCTTGCGGGCGATGCGAATGTGTCTTTCGAGTTTTTCCCGCCAAAGACCGAAAAGATGAACGAGACGCTGTGGGAAGCTGTACGTTCGCTCGAGCCGCTGGCCCCACGTTTCGTGTCGGTGACTTATGGCGCGGGCGGATCGACGCGCGAACGGACGCACGCCACCGTCGCGCGCATCGTCCGTGAAACCAGCGTTCCGGCAGCCGCGCACTTGACCTGTGTGGATGCGAGTCGCGATGAAATCGACGAAGTTGCCCGCGAGTATTGGGCGGCTGGCGTTCGCCATATCGTTGCCCTGCGCGGCGATCCCTCGGTGGCGGGTTCGGCTTTTGTTGCCCACCCGCAAGGGTATGCGAGTGCTGCCGATCTTGTGACAGGTTTGAAGAAAATCGCACCCTTTGAAATTTCGGTTGCAGCCTATCCCGAAACCCACCCCGAGGCGATCAGCAGCGCATCCGATCTCGACAATCTGAAGCGCAAGATCGACGCAGGGGCCGACCGTGCGATTACGCAATTCTTTTTCTCGCCCGAAGCGTTCTTTCGCTTTCGCGACCGCGCGCGGGCGGTGGGTATTACGGCTGACATCGTTCCCGGTATTTTGCCAGTTTCCAGCGTTGCACAGACCCGCAAGATCGCTGGCGTGTGCGGGACCGCCATCCCGCCGTGGATGGATCGGCTGTTCGAAGGACTGGATGCACACCCCGGCGCGCGCCAGTTGGTGGCAGCGACCGTTGCCGCTGAACTATGCCGCAAGCTTTACGCCGGCGGGGTACGCGACTTTCATTTCTACACATTGAACCGTGCCGAGCTGAGCTATGCGATCTGTCATCTGCTCGGCATCCGGCCCCACAAGCAAGCTCAGGAGCAAGCGGCATGA